A genome region from Sphingobacteriaceae bacterium GW460-11-11-14-LB5 includes the following:
- a CDS encoding aminodeoxychorismate synthase component I, with protein sequence MKTTQNISHFKQKALHWANQFEVCCFLDSNNYKDAYSAYDFIIAVDADHELKCATGNAFDQLKSFYALHKQWIFGFFGYDLKNEIEDLHSNNSDHLNFPDLYFFVPKYLIAFKKGNAEVLIGPESILAEIDSFQLKTEIQSKKAKVAQRLSKDQYVQKVEALRDHIIRGDIYEVNFCQEFFAENAEIDPVQTFEALNSVSPTPFAGYFKVQGNYILSATPERFLCKRGSKLTSQPIKGTAKRSLDPMEDEAIKLQLRNDIKEQAENVMIVDLVRHDLTKSAVKGSVTVDELFGIYSFPQVHQMISTISCELNPAIHFIDAIKNAFPMGSMTGAPKVKAMKLIEEYEVTKRGIYSGSFGCISAAGDFDFNVVIRSILYNAASNYLSFQVGGAITYQSNAVLEYEECLLKASAILKVLEG encoded by the coding sequence TTGAAAACCACACAAAACATATCCCATTTTAAACAAAAAGCTTTGCATTGGGCCAACCAGTTCGAGGTTTGCTGCTTTTTAGATTCAAATAACTACAAAGATGCTTACTCAGCTTACGATTTCATTATTGCTGTCGACGCAGATCATGAACTGAAATGCGCCACCGGGAATGCATTTGATCAACTAAAAAGTTTTTACGCATTGCATAAACAGTGGATTTTTGGCTTTTTCGGCTACGATTTAAAAAACGAAATAGAAGATCTGCATTCTAATAATTCAGATCATTTAAATTTTCCAGATTTATACTTTTTTGTCCCAAAATACCTGATTGCCTTTAAAAAAGGCAATGCCGAGGTGCTGATTGGCCCTGAATCGATTTTAGCAGAGATTGATTCCTTTCAGCTTAAAACAGAAATCCAATCTAAAAAAGCAAAAGTAGCACAACGGTTATCGAAAGATCAATATGTTCAAAAAGTAGAAGCCTTAAGAGACCATATTATTCGTGGTGATATCTATGAAGTTAATTTCTGCCAGGAGTTTTTTGCCGAAAATGCAGAAATAGATCCTGTTCAAACTTTCGAAGCGTTAAACAGCGTCTCACCCACTCCATTTGCTGGTTATTTTAAAGTTCAGGGCAACTATATTTTATCTGCAACACCAGAAAGATTTTTGTGCAAACGCGGATCGAAACTCACCTCGCAACCCATTAAAGGAACCGCGAAAAGAAGTTTAGACCCAATGGAAGATGAGGCTATAAAACTGCAGCTCAGGAACGACATTAAAGAACAGGCCGAAAATGTAATGATAGTTGATCTGGTACGCCACGACCTCACCAAATCGGCTGTTAAAGGTTCTGTTACCGTCGACGAATTATTCGGCATCTACAGCTTCCCGCAGGTGCATCAAATGATTTCTACCATTAGTTGCGAATTAAATCCAGCGATCCATTTTATCGACGCCATCAAAAATGCATTCCCAATGGGCTCTATGACGGGCGCTCCAAAGGTTAAAGCCATGAAATTAATCGAAGAATATGAAGTGACTAAAAGAGGCATTTATTCGGGCTCCTTTGGCTGCATCAGTGCAGCTGGTGATTTCGATTTTAATGTAGTCATCCGAAGCATCTTATACAATGCAGCATCCAACTATTTATCTTTTCAGGTTGGAGGAGCCATCACCTACCAAAGCAATGCTGTTTTAGAATACGAAGAGTGTTTACTGAAAGCCAGTGCGATTTTGAAAGTACTTGAAGGTTAA
- a CDS encoding transcriptional repressor: MSEQKTNELVRKIFEAYLENKNLRKTPERFAILEEIYSRNDHFDVETLYIHMKNQKYRVSRATVYNTLELLVSCDLVTKHQFGKNMAQFEKSYGYRQHDHVICIECGKVVEFCDPRIHQIQTMVGDLLKFDVKHHSLNLYGFCSDCSMARKVSESAVTAEKIEQN; this comes from the coding sequence ATGTCAGAACAAAAAACAAATGAGCTCGTTCGCAAGATTTTTGAGGCTTATTTAGAAAACAAAAATCTACGTAAAACACCAGAGCGTTTCGCTATACTGGAAGAGATCTATTCAAGAAACGATCACTTTGATGTAGAAACCCTTTATATCCACATGAAAAACCAAAAGTACCGCGTAAGTCGTGCTACGGTTTACAACACATTGGAGTTATTGGTTTCATGCGATTTAGTTACCAAGCACCAGTTTGGTAAAAACATGGCACAATTCGAAAAATCCTATGGTTACCGCCAGCACGATCACGTAATTTGTATCGAATGTGGTAAAGTAGTAGAATTCTGCGATCCCCGAATCCACCAGATCCAAACCATGGTTGGTGATCTTTTAAAATTTGATGTTAAACACCATTCGTTAAACCTTTATGGCTTCTGCTCTGATTGCAGTATGGCCAGAAAAGTAAGCGAAAGTGCAGTAACAGCCGAAAAAATTGAACAAAATTAA
- a CDS encoding adenylosuccinate synthase: MTQVDVLLGLQWGDEGKGKIVDVLSPKYDLIARFQGGPNAGHTLEFDGKKFVLNTIPSGIFNEKTMNLIGNGVVIDPIILKRELDNLKKAGHDPVADGKLVIARKAHLILPTHQLLDAANEARMGKNKIGSTLKGIGPTYMDKTGRNGLRVGDTTLPDFKERYAKLVEKHTEILSHYEGFEYELAEKEASFFEAIEFLKTIPHVDSEHYVNGFLKEGKAVLAEGAQGTLLDVDFGSYPFVTSSNTTTAGACTGLGIAPNKVGAVYGIFKAYCTRVGGGPFPTELDNEVGENLRALGHEFGATTGRARRCGWIDLPALKYAIMLNGVTELIMMKADVLDTFDTIYACTHYEYNGETIDYMPYDIISIEPKPVLKAIDGWATDVTKITSVDEIPAKLTDYIAFLEKELEVPIKFLSVGPDRAQTLELR, encoded by the coding sequence ATGACGCAAGTAGATGTACTTCTCGGCCTGCAATGGGGTGATGAAGGAAAGGGAAAAATCGTTGATGTACTAAGTCCAAAATATGATCTTATTGCCCGTTTTCAGGGTGGCCCAAATGCCGGACATACTTTAGAGTTCGATGGCAAAAAATTCGTTTTAAACACTATCCCTTCAGGAATTTTTAACGAAAAAACCATGAACCTGATTGGTAATGGTGTAGTAATCGACCCTATTATCCTAAAAAGAGAGTTAGATAATTTAAAAAAAGCTGGTCATGATCCTGTTGCCGATGGCAAACTGGTAATTGCCCGTAAAGCACACTTAATTTTACCAACCCACCAATTATTGGATGCTGCTAACGAAGCACGCATGGGTAAAAATAAAATTGGATCAACTTTAAAAGGTATTGGTCCAACTTATATGGATAAAACCGGCCGTAACGGTTTACGTGTTGGCGATACTACCCTACCTGATTTCAAAGAGCGTTATGCTAAATTGGTAGAAAAACACACTGAAATTCTTTCGCATTACGAAGGTTTCGAATATGAACTGGCTGAGAAAGAAGCATCATTCTTCGAAGCAATCGAATTCTTAAAAACCATTCCCCACGTAGATAGCGAACATTATGTAAACGGCTTCTTAAAAGAAGGAAAAGCGGTTTTAGCAGAAGGTGCACAGGGAACATTACTGGATGTTGATTTCGGTTCATATCCTTTCGTAACCTCAAGTAACACGACCACTGCTGGTGCCTGTACTGGTTTAGGTATTGCACCTAATAAAGTTGGTGCTGTTTATGGTATCTTCAAAGCCTATTGCACACGCGTTGGTGGTGGTCCTTTCCCTACCGAATTAGATAATGAAGTTGGCGAAAATTTACGCGCTTTAGGTCACGAGTTTGGTGCAACTACAGGTCGCGCACGTCGTTGTGGCTGGATTGATCTTCCTGCTTTAAAATATGCCATCATGTTAAACGGTGTAACCGAGTTAATTATGATGAAAGCTGATGTGCTGGATACTTTCGATACCATTTATGCTTGTACCCACTATGAATATAATGGCGAAACGATTGATTATATGCCGTATGACATCATTTCTATCGAACCAAAACCAGTATTAAAAGCCATTGATGGTTGGGCTACCGATGTAACTAAAATAACTTCTGTGGATGAAATTCCAGCTAAATTGACTGATTATATTGCCTTCTTAGAAAAAGAATTAGAAGTGCCAATCAAATTCCTTTCTGTAGGACCAGATAGGGCACAAACTTTAGAGTTACGTTAA
- a CDS encoding peptidase M48, translated as MKKLFLTASVAGILLFNSCSTVPLTGRSRFDLVSNDQVLPMAFQAYSTFLTENKTTVLPASNAQALKVKTIGSRLITAVKSYMNSNNYGNLIADYQWEVNVVQNNEKNAWCMPGGKIVVYTGILPVTQDDAGLATVMGHEIAHAIAGHSAERMSNEMVAQGLGAAAGLALSKNPKAQSIFNAGYGVGGQVAMLKFSRNQELEADRLGLIFMAMAGYNPQNATSFWNRMSAASAGAQKPAEFLSTHPSDATRIAQIQKYLPEAQQYYKK; from the coding sequence ATGAAAAAGTTATTTTTAACAGCAAGTGTTGCTGGGATTTTATTATTTAACTCCTGTTCCACTGTTCCTTTAACAGGTCGTAGCCGATTTGATTTAGTGAGTAACGACCAGGTTTTGCCAATGGCATTCCAGGCGTACAGCACCTTTTTAACTGAAAATAAAACGACGGTTTTACCCGCTTCGAATGCGCAGGCTTTGAAAGTTAAAACCATTGGCAGTAGATTAATCACAGCTGTGAAATCGTATATGAACAGCAATAACTATGGTAACCTCATTGCAGATTACCAGTGGGAAGTGAACGTTGTACAGAATAATGAGAAAAATGCCTGGTGTATGCCAGGAGGTAAGATTGTGGTTTATACCGGTATTTTGCCTGTTACCCAGGATGATGCGGGTTTAGCTACGGTAATGGGACACGAGATTGCCCATGCCATTGCAGGTCACTCTGCAGAACGGATGTCGAACGAAATGGTTGCACAGGGTTTGGGTGCAGCAGCAGGGTTAGCACTATCCAAAAATCCTAAAGCACAGTCTATTTTCAATGCAGGTTATGGCGTTGGGGGGCAAGTGGCAATGTTAAAATTCAGTCGTAATCAGGAATTAGAGGCCGACCGTTTAGGCTTGATTTTTATGGCAATGGCTGGCTACAATCCTCAAAATGCGACCAGTTTCTGGAACAGGATGTCTGCTGCATCTGCAGGAGCTCAAAAACCAGCTGAGTTTTTAAGTACTCACCCAAGTGATGCTACCCGTATTGCTCAGATCCAAAAATATTTACCAGAAGCACAGCAGTATTATAAGAAATAA